One Desulfurobacteriaceae bacterium DNA segment encodes these proteins:
- a CDS encoding HAD family hydrolase, with protein sequence MKKAIFLDRDNTLIKDDGYIHEPEKVELLEGVPEGLKLLKEKGYLLIVVSNQSGIGRGYFEEKDFHAVNRRLQELLKPYHVQIDDFFFCPHHPNDNCNCRKPKTGMVEKAVKKWNIDLSKSFVIGDKEIDVMLAFNSRCRGGILVGEKPFENFFLAAKHIVELEEEEA encoded by the coding sequence TTGAAAAAAGCTATCTTTCTAGATAGAGATAACACATTGATAAAGGACGATGGATACATTCACGAACCGGAAAAGGTAGAACTCTTAGAAGGAGTTCCTGAAGGGCTAAAGCTCCTAAAGGAAAAAGGATACCTTTTAATTGTTGTTAGTAATCAATCAGGAATCGGAAGAGGATACTTTGAAGAAAAAGATTTTCACGCAGTAAATAGAAGGCTACAGGAACTCTTAAAACCTTACCATGTTCAAATAGACGACTTTTTCTTCTGCCCTCACCACCCTAATGATAACTGTAACTGTAGGAAACCTAAAACTGGTATGGTTGAAAAAGCAGTTAAGAAGTGGAACATTGATCTATCAAAAAGTTTTGTTATTGGAGATAAAGAAATAGATGTTATGTTAGCCTTTAACTCTAGATGTAGAGGAGGAATACTAGTAGGAGAAAAACCTTTTGAAAACTTCTTTTTAGCAGCTAAGCACATTGTAGAGTTAGAGGAGGAAGAAGCGTGA